Proteins encoded within one genomic window of Kibdelosporangium phytohabitans:
- a CDS encoding DUF3099 domain-containing protein: MNNPKEADTPVLITEAAPSFDDQHAARKRKYILMMSLRLPCLFLALLFAQVSWWLALGFLVLSIPLPWAAVLIANDRPPRKSERVNRHQQGEPSAHLIERSNNQVIEG; the protein is encoded by the coding sequence GTGAACAACCCCAAGGAAGCCGACACCCCGGTTCTGATCACCGAGGCTGCGCCGTCGTTCGACGATCAGCACGCGGCGCGCAAACGCAAGTACATCCTGATGATGTCGCTGCGCCTGCCGTGCCTGTTCCTCGCGCTGCTGTTCGCCCAGGTCTCGTGGTGGCTGGCGCTGGGGTTCCTGGTTCTGTCGATCCCGTTGCCGTGGGCGGCTGTGCTGATCGCCAACGACCGGCCACCGCGCAAGTCCGAGCGGGTCAACCGCCACCAGCAGGGTGAGCCGAGCGCTCACTTGATCGAGCGCTCGAACAACCAGGTCATCGAGGGTTAG
- a CDS encoding carbohydrate kinase family protein, producing MTAAATVLVVGDTGLDVMVAPDGDVVYGGDTRAQIRVTMGGAGANTATWLASQGTDVVLVSRIGDDMAGRQVLQNLKAAGVRCELAVDPSAATCCVVIMVDESGQRTMLPDHGAGAWLQPGDLRPELLETARHMHLSGYVLLDAASRDAGLAMLQAARERGLTTSVDPQSTALIDDPGAFLGWIKGIDLLLPNEDELAHLSAGHDLLDYAGAVAATAGAAGASWIDRTGTVSVAAEQVSCVDSTGAGDAFNAGLLTAWLAGAAPASALRSGVSAATKAVAGIGAIPA from the coding sequence GTGACTGCGGCGGCGACCGTCCTGGTGGTCGGCGACACCGGGCTCGACGTGATGGTGGCGCCGGACGGCGACGTCGTCTACGGCGGCGACACCAGGGCGCAGATCCGGGTCACGATGGGCGGTGCGGGCGCGAACACGGCGACCTGGCTGGCCAGCCAGGGCACGGATGTCGTGCTGGTCAGCCGGATCGGCGACGACATGGCGGGCCGTCAGGTACTGCAGAACCTCAAGGCCGCGGGTGTGCGCTGCGAACTCGCGGTCGACCCGAGCGCGGCGACGTGCTGCGTGGTGATCATGGTGGACGAGTCCGGGCAGCGCACCATGTTGCCCGACCACGGCGCGGGCGCGTGGCTGCAGCCCGGTGACCTGCGGCCTGAACTGCTCGAGACCGCGCGGCACATGCACCTGTCGGGCTATGTCCTGCTCGACGCGGCGTCGAGGGACGCGGGCCTGGCGATGCTGCAAGCCGCCAGGGAGCGCGGGTTGACCACGTCGGTCGACCCGCAGTCGACGGCGCTGATCGACGACCCCGGCGCGTTCCTCGGCTGGATCAAGGGCATCGACCTGTTGCTGCCCAACGAGGACGAGCTGGCCCACCTCTCGGCCGGGCACGACCTGCTCGACTACGCGGGCGCGGTCGCGGCCACCGCCGGAGCGGCGGGCGCGAGCTGGATCGACCGGACCGGCACGGTGTCCGTCGCGGCCGAACAAGTGTCCTGTGTGGACTCGACGGGCGCGGGCGACGCCTTCAACGCCGGCCTGCTCACCGCCTGGCTGGCAGGCGCGGCCCCGGCGTCGGCACTGCGGTCCGGGGTGAGCGCCGCGACGAAGGCGGTCGCCGGGATCGGCGCGATCCCGGCGTAG
- a CDS encoding pseudouridine-5'-phosphate glycosidase, with protein sequence MTAIAIADEVRTALESGQAVVALESTILSHGLPPGRNREVADRLEAVVRQAGAVPATIAVLDGKARIGLSDQQLERVCAADSGLVKLSMRDLGPAMALGQDGATTVASTAALAHAAGIGVFGTGGLGGVHLPLPGKHTTWDVSADLDALAEIPILVVSSGVKSILDVAATLELLETRSVPVIGYRTGHFPGFYLRESEFELAWRVDSAKQAADVVDAHRQAPGSAGILLANPIPHAYEMDREFHDRLLADGMKLVEEQGVQGRDVTPVLLDHFHTASGGVSLDANEALVVANVTLAAEVAADLAAR encoded by the coding sequence GTGACCGCTATCGCAATCGCTGACGAAGTCCGTACCGCACTGGAATCCGGCCAGGCCGTCGTGGCGCTGGAGAGCACGATCCTCTCCCACGGCCTGCCGCCCGGCCGCAACCGCGAGGTCGCGGACCGGCTGGAGGCGGTTGTCCGGCAGGCGGGCGCGGTGCCCGCGACGATCGCGGTCCTGGACGGCAAGGCCCGGATCGGCCTGTCCGACCAGCAGCTGGAACGGGTGTGCGCCGCGGATTCCGGGCTGGTCAAGCTGTCGATGCGGGACCTCGGCCCGGCCATGGCGCTCGGTCAGGACGGCGCGACGACGGTGGCGAGCACGGCGGCACTGGCGCACGCCGCGGGCATCGGCGTGTTCGGTACCGGTGGGCTCGGTGGTGTCCACCTGCCGCTGCCCGGCAAGCACACCACGTGGGACGTCTCGGCCGACCTGGACGCGCTCGCCGAGATCCCGATCCTGGTCGTGTCCTCCGGCGTGAAGTCCATCCTCGACGTCGCGGCCACCCTCGAGCTGCTGGAGACCAGGTCGGTTCCGGTCATCGGATACCGGACCGGCCACTTCCCCGGTTTCTACCTGCGGGAATCCGAGTTCGAGCTGGCGTGGCGGGTCGATTCGGCCAAGCAGGCCGCCGACGTCGTCGATGCGCACCGGCAGGCCCCCGGTTCCGCCGGGATCCTGCTGGCCAACCCCATCCCGCACGCCTACGAGATGGACCGCGAGTTCCACGACCGGCTGCTGGCCGACGGGATGAAACTGGTCGAGGAGCAGGGCGTGCAGGGCAGGGACGTCACGCCGGTGCTGCTCGACCACTTCCACACCGCGAGCGGTGGCGTCAGCCTTGACGCGAACGAGGCGCTCGTCGTGGCCAACGTGACACTGGCGGCCGAGGTCGCCGCTGACCTGGCGGCACGGTGA
- a CDS encoding sporulation protein, producing the protein MFSKVLASLGQGGAKVDAQLLDRSVRPGGPLRGQVVLIGGQVDQEVDGLGVALLARVEQTDERGGVTLVDLPFQNVNLASNAVVRAGQQLTVPFEIHLPWETPITTVLGKHLSGMAVGLQTMLDLGGSMADPQDIDAVAIEPLPAQHRILDAFSRLGFQFRAGGLEKNKITGLDQQLPFFQEIRFAPSPAFAQAFFEVAVTFLATSSGMQVVLDVRKKVRVGKGSGLGPQGRAAMGAFPVDYARVGSVNWEQQIEGWLREAAKPRAIFD; encoded by the coding sequence ATGTTCTCGAAGGTGCTGGCGAGTCTCGGGCAGGGCGGTGCCAAGGTCGACGCGCAGTTGCTCGATCGCAGCGTGCGGCCGGGTGGCCCGTTGCGCGGCCAGGTCGTGCTGATCGGCGGCCAGGTCGACCAGGAGGTCGACGGGCTGGGAGTGGCGCTGCTGGCCAGGGTCGAGCAGACCGACGAGCGCGGCGGCGTGACGCTGGTGGACCTGCCGTTCCAGAACGTCAACCTGGCCAGCAACGCGGTGGTCCGCGCCGGTCAGCAGCTGACCGTGCCCTTCGAGATCCACCTGCCGTGGGAGACGCCGATCACGACCGTGCTCGGCAAGCACCTCAGCGGGATGGCCGTCGGCCTGCAGACCATGCTGGACCTCGGCGGTTCCATGGCCGACCCGCAGGACATCGACGCGGTGGCGATCGAGCCGCTGCCCGCGCAGCACCGGATCCTCGACGCCTTCTCCCGGCTGGGCTTCCAGTTCCGGGCGGGCGGGCTGGAGAAGAACAAGATCACCGGACTCGACCAGCAGCTGCCGTTCTTCCAGGAGATCCGGTTCGCCCCGTCGCCCGCGTTCGCGCAGGCGTTCTTCGAGGTGGCGGTCACCTTCCTGGCCACGTCCAGCGGCATGCAGGTGGTGCTGGACGTGCGGAAGAAGGTCAGGGTGGGCAAGGGAAGCGGCCTCGGCCCGCAGGGCAGGGCGGCCATGGGTGCCTTCCCCGTCGACTACGCCAGGGTCGGCTCGGTCAACTGGGAGCAGCAGATCGAGGGCTGGCTGCGTGAGGCGGCCAAGCCGCGCGCCATCTTCGACTGA
- a CDS encoding DUF3039 domain-containing protein encodes MSTSTQTLPDVDTSEETGDDTPKMFHYVQKNKIAESAVMGTMVVALCGEVFPVTRSPKPGSPVCPECKQIFEGLKPGPGGGE; translated from the coding sequence GTGAGTACCTCCACCCAGACGCTGCCTGACGTCGACACCAGTGAAGAGACCGGTGACGACACCCCGAAGATGTTCCACTACGTGCAGAAGAACAAGATCGCCGAGAGTGCCGTGATGGGCACCATGGTGGTCGCGCTGTGCGGCGAGGTGTTCCCGGTGACCCGCTCACCGAAGCCGGGCTCGCCGGTCTGCCCGGAGTGCAAGCAGATCTTCGAGGGCCTGAAGCCGGGCCCCGGCGGCGGCGAGTAA
- a CDS encoding efflux RND transporter permease subunit, producing MWLLARLSLANRSLIGLITLAVIGFGAFAVPSLKQQLFPSIQPPTAMIVSPYPGAAPDVVSSQVTEPIEAGLQGTEGLEKLSSESAEGISSIVAQFKFGTDMDRAADRMQQAVNRLGTQLPKDVRPTVTAGSTEDFPAVVLAAGSTGDQQKLADQLATSAVPELKKIAGVRDVRVTGAAKETVTITVDYAKLAGAGVEPAALITALQSAGKPVPAGSLTEGNRTLTVQVGGQLASVDALRDMYLAGQRQPVRLADVASVEPRLAAATSLTRTNGKPSLGISIMMTSDGNAVDISEAVRGKLSGIGTTVGAELTVIFDQGPYIQEAVKGLTTEGLLGLVFAVVVILLFLLSVRSTLVTAVSIPLSVMVALLALWTGDLSLNLLTLGALTIAVGRVVDDSIVVLENIKRHLAYGEGKQRAVLDGVREVAGAVTASTLTTVAVFLPIAFVSGITGQLFSPFAVTVTVALLASLIVSLTIVPVLAYWFLKPPKAGTDIAAFREQAEAKERRGILQRAYVPVIRFATRRRLTTLLVALAILVGTFGLLSNLNTNFLDDSGSTSMTVSQKLPPGSSIAARDDAARKVEGALAAEQGIEAYQVTIGSEPGFGGEVSSVNQFQVTLRKGTDTKALQDRLVSRFKGDTSAGEVKAGGDGGGFGSSDVSVVVKAPNDEALRAATDQVLAKVKGVQGLAEVTNDLAVSAPRVQIDVNERAAAAAGLSADTVGQLAGQAIAGFPVGEVSVAGKRQQIVLRSGVAPKDVAAIRVMPLLTPTGPVPLERIAKVETVDGPVVVKRSESERSATVTAKPVGKDLGTVNAELDTALKGLKLGGGATYAIGGVSADQQEAFGDLGLALLAAIVIVFAIMVATFRSFVQPLILLVSIPFAATGAFGLLLATGTPLGLPAMIGLLMLVGIVVTNAIVLIDLVNQYRRQGMSIQDAVVEGGRRRLRPILMTASATIFALAPMAFGVTGEGAFIGKPLALVVIGGLVSSTLLTLVLVPTLYTMVERVKERSRDKRAAKRSPSAPTERIPAGVD from the coding sequence GTGTGGTTGCTGGCGCGGTTAAGCCTTGCCAACCGGAGTTTGATCGGCTTGATCACGCTCGCGGTCATCGGGTTCGGCGCGTTCGCCGTGCCTTCGCTGAAACAGCAGCTGTTCCCGTCCATCCAGCCGCCGACGGCGATGATCGTCTCGCCGTACCCGGGCGCGGCACCGGACGTGGTCAGCTCACAGGTCACCGAACCGATCGAGGCGGGGCTGCAGGGCACCGAGGGCCTGGAGAAGCTGAGCTCGGAATCGGCCGAGGGCATCTCGTCGATCGTCGCGCAGTTCAAGTTCGGTACGGACATGGACCGCGCGGCCGACCGCATGCAGCAGGCCGTCAACCGTCTCGGCACGCAGTTGCCCAAGGACGTGCGGCCGACGGTCACGGCGGGCAGCACCGAGGACTTCCCCGCCGTCGTGCTGGCCGCGGGGAGCACCGGGGACCAGCAGAAGCTCGCGGACCAGTTGGCCACGAGCGCGGTGCCCGAGCTGAAGAAGATCGCAGGCGTGCGTGACGTGCGGGTGACCGGCGCGGCCAAGGAAACCGTGACGATCACAGTGGACTACGCCAAGCTCGCGGGCGCGGGGGTCGAGCCGGCCGCGTTGATCACGGCGCTGCAGTCGGCGGGCAAGCCGGTCCCGGCGGGTTCCCTCACCGAGGGCAACCGGACGCTGACCGTCCAGGTCGGCGGCCAGCTCGCCTCTGTCGACGCGCTGCGCGACATGTACCTCGCCGGGCAGCGCCAGCCGGTGCGGCTGGCCGACGTGGCGAGTGTCGAGCCGCGACTGGCCGCCGCGACCTCGCTCACGCGCACCAACGGCAAGCCGAGCCTCGGCATCTCGATCATGATGACCAGCGACGGCAACGCCGTCGACATCTCCGAAGCCGTGCGGGGCAAGCTTTCCGGGATCGGCACGACCGTCGGCGCCGAGCTGACGGTGATCTTCGACCAGGGCCCGTACATCCAGGAAGCGGTCAAGGGGCTGACCACAGAGGGATTGCTGGGCCTGGTGTTCGCGGTCGTGGTGATCCTGCTGTTCCTGCTGTCCGTGCGGTCCACTTTGGTCACCGCGGTGTCCATCCCGTTGTCGGTCATGGTCGCGTTGCTCGCGTTGTGGACGGGTGACCTCTCGCTGAACCTGCTGACGCTCGGCGCGTTGACGATCGCGGTCGGCCGCGTGGTCGACGACTCGATCGTGGTGCTGGAGAACATAAAGCGGCATCTGGCCTACGGCGAAGGCAAACAACGCGCGGTACTCGACGGCGTGCGGGAGGTCGCGGGCGCGGTGACCGCGTCCACATTGACCACGGTCGCCGTGTTCCTGCCGATCGCCTTCGTCAGCGGTATCACCGGGCAGTTGTTCTCGCCGTTCGCCGTCACGGTCACCGTCGCACTGCTGGCGTCCCTGATCGTGTCGCTGACGATCGTGCCGGTGCTCGCGTACTGGTTCCTCAAGCCGCCCAAGGCAGGCACGGACATCGCCGCGTTCCGCGAGCAGGCCGAGGCCAAGGAGCGGCGCGGCATCCTGCAACGCGCCTACGTCCCGGTGATCCGGTTCGCCACCCGCCGCAGGCTGACCACTTTGCTGGTCGCGCTGGCGATCCTGGTCGGCACGTTCGGCCTGCTGTCCAACCTGAACACGAACTTCCTCGACGACTCCGGCTCCACCAGCATGACCGTGAGCCAGAAGCTCCCGCCGGGCAGCAGCATCGCCGCCCGCGACGACGCGGCGAGGAAGGTCGAGGGCGCGCTGGCCGCGGAGCAGGGCATCGAGGCCTACCAGGTCACGATCGGCTCGGAGCCCGGTTTCGGCGGCGAGGTCAGCTCGGTGAACCAGTTCCAGGTGACCCTGCGCAAGGGCACCGACACCAAGGCGTTGCAGGACCGCCTGGTCAGCCGGTTCAAGGGCGACACCTCCGCGGGCGAGGTCAAGGCAGGCGGGGACGGCGGCGGGTTCGGCAGCAGCGACGTGAGCGTGGTCGTCAAGGCGCCCAACGACGAAGCCCTGCGCGCGGCCACCGACCAGGTCCTGGCGAAGGTCAAGGGAGTGCAGGGCCTCGCCGAGGTCACGAACGACCTCGCGGTGAGCGCGCCGCGGGTGCAGATCGACGTGAACGAGCGCGCCGCCGCCGCGGCCGGGCTCAGCGCCGACACGGTCGGCCAGCTCGCCGGTCAGGCGATCGCCGGCTTCCCGGTCGGCGAGGTGTCCGTCGCGGGCAAGCGGCAGCAGATCGTGCTGCGCTCGGGTGTCGCACCGAAGGACGTCGCGGCGATCAGGGTGATGCCGCTGCTCACGCCGACCGGCCCGGTGCCGCTGGAGCGGATCGCGAAGGTCGAGACGGTCGACGGGCCGGTGGTGGTCAAGCGCAGTGAGTCGGAGCGCAGCGCCACCGTCACGGCCAAGCCGGTCGGCAAGGACCTCGGCACGGTCAACGCGGAGCTGGACACCGCGCTCAAGGGCCTCAAGCTCGGCGGCGGCGCGACGTACGCGATCGGTGGCGTGAGCGCCGACCAGCAGGAGGCGTTCGGCGACCTCGGGCTGGCGCTGCTGGCCGCGATCGTGATCGTCTTCGCGATCATGGTGGCCACGTTCCGCAGCTTCGTGCAGCCGCTGATCCTGCTGGTGTCCATCCCGTTCGCGGCGACCGGCGCGTTCGGCCTGCTGCTGGCCACCGGCACCCCGCTCGGCCTGCCCGCGATGATCGGCCTGCTGATGCTGGTCGGCATCGTGGTGACCAACGCGATCGTGCTGATCGACCTGGTCAACCAGTACCGCAGGCAGGGCATGAGCATCCAGGACGCGGTGGTCGAGGGCGGCAGGCGCAGGCTGCGGCCGATCCTGATGACCGCGTCGGCGACGATCTTCGCCTTGGCGCCCATGGCGTTCGGCGTGACCGGCGAGGGCGCGTTCATCGGCAAGCCGCTCGCGCTGGTGGTGATCGGCGGCCTGGTCAGCTCGACGCTGCTGACGCTGGTGCTCGTGCCGACGCTCTACACGATGGTCGAGCGCGTCAAGGAGCGGTCACGCGACAAGCGTGCCGCCAAGCGCTCTCCGTCGGCGCCGACCGAGCGGATCCCGGCGGGCGTCGACTAG
- a CDS encoding YihY/virulence factor BrkB family protein, with translation MSDQHPLPADGAPARRGPGGLVGQTLKRAWKGSIFSEAAEAAFWQTLSLPPLLLGLLGSLGYVSGWFGQRVLDEVQARIISFSYTIFSGNVVEDIVKPTVQDILLTGRGEVVSIGFLLSLWAGSSAMSSFVDAITSAHDQYTVRNPVWQRIFALLLYMASLIGLIIGLPLLALGPDILPNFFPASWREQVSFYVNLLYYPALGILALLAVTTLYKLALPRKLPWHRGVPGAVLAVAVFMLASSLLRLYISWITTTGYTYGALATPIALLLFTFFIGFAIVLGAHFNAAIQELWPAKMTRRQRRRWRRLEMERVAEHIRSDSSGGTGAPGAGVDGHDTVQLGGSQEDPGGSVQKPGQEPPKRAGGSSSRPTRTHP, from the coding sequence ATGAGCGACCAGCATCCGCTTCCGGCCGACGGCGCGCCCGCGCGCCGGGGTCCTGGTGGGCTGGTCGGGCAAACCCTGAAGCGGGCGTGGAAGGGCAGCATCTTCTCGGAGGCCGCGGAGGCCGCGTTCTGGCAGACGCTGTCGCTGCCGCCGCTGCTGCTCGGCCTGCTGGGCAGCCTCGGCTACGTCTCCGGCTGGTTCGGTCAGCGCGTCCTGGACGAGGTGCAGGCCAGGATCATCAGCTTCTCGTACACGATCTTCAGCGGCAACGTGGTCGAGGACATCGTCAAGCCGACGGTGCAGGACATCCTGCTCACCGGTCGCGGCGAGGTCGTGTCGATCGGGTTCCTGCTGTCGCTGTGGGCCGGTTCGTCGGCCATGTCCTCCTTCGTCGACGCGATCACCTCCGCACACGACCAGTACACCGTGCGCAACCCGGTGTGGCAGCGGATCTTCGCGCTGCTGCTGTACATGGCCAGCCTGATCGGCCTGATCATCGGACTGCCGCTGCTGGCGCTGGGCCCGGACATCCTGCCGAACTTCTTCCCCGCGTCGTGGCGCGAGCAGGTCTCGTTCTACGTGAACCTGCTGTACTACCCCGCGCTCGGTATCCTGGCGCTGCTGGCCGTAACGACGTTGTACAAGCTCGCGCTGCCGCGGAAACTGCCGTGGCACCGGGGCGTGCCGGGCGCGGTGCTCGCGGTGGCGGTGTTCATGCTCGCCAGCAGCCTGCTGCGGCTGTACATCTCGTGGATCACCACGACCGGTTACACGTACGGCGCGCTGGCAACACCGATCGCTTTGCTGCTGTTCACTTTCTTCATCGGGTTCGCGATCGTCCTCGGCGCGCACTTCAACGCCGCCATCCAGGAGCTGTGGCCTGCCAAGATGACCAGGCGGCAGCGGCGGCGCTGGCGGCGGCTGGAGATGGAGCGCGTGGCCGAGCACATCCGGTCCGACAGCTCCGGCGGCACGGGTGCCCCGGGGGCCGGTGTGGACGGCCATGACACAGTCCAGTTGGGCGGTTCCCAGGAGGACCCGGGGGGATCGGTACAGAAACCGGGGCAGGAACCCCCCAAGCGGGCCGGTGGGTCATCCTCGCGGCCAACGCGGACTCATCCCTAG
- a CDS encoding DEAD/DEAH box helicase yields the protein MRAWQRRAITKYLAAKPKDFLAVATPGAGKTVFGLRLALELLSDRTVESITIVAPTEHLKHQWAESATNFGIPIDSNFTNGQGQTSRDYRGVAVTYAQVAAHPTLHRVRTENRKTLVILDEVHHGGDAKSWGDSIREAFTPAVRRLALTGTPFRSDDSPIPFVNYEPDGAGHMRSVSDHTYGYSDALRDGVVRPVIFMAYSGEASWRTSAGEEFTARLGEPMTQEQTARAWRTALDPTGEWMPAVLNAADVRLRQLRAGGVPDAGGLVIASDQTTAREYARILATTTGQEPTVVLSDDPKASGNIKKFADSDDRWMVAVRMVSEGVDVPRLAVGVYATSASTPLYFAQAIGRFVRARRQGETASVFLPSVPVLLELASQMEAQRDHILGKPHREKDGWDDELLAAANRTEDEPGEDEKPFTSLGASAELDQVIYEGSSFGTAAGVGSEEEQDYLGLPGLLEPEQVRTLLQQRQEKQLASRTRKHAEDAARPAVPVENRPQTVQERLNGLRKELNTLVAMFHHRTGKPHGVIHGDLRRQCGGPPTAMASVEQLEERIVTLRSW from the coding sequence CTGCGCGCGTGGCAGCGCCGGGCGATCACGAAGTACCTGGCGGCCAAGCCGAAGGACTTCCTCGCCGTGGCGACGCCGGGCGCGGGCAAGACCGTGTTCGGCCTGCGGCTGGCGCTGGAGCTGTTGTCGGACCGGACGGTCGAGTCGATCACCATCGTCGCGCCGACCGAGCACCTCAAGCACCAGTGGGCCGAGTCGGCGACCAACTTCGGCATCCCGATCGACTCGAACTTCACCAACGGCCAGGGCCAGACCTCCCGCGACTACCGCGGTGTGGCGGTCACCTACGCCCAGGTCGCCGCGCACCCGACGTTGCACCGCGTGCGCACGGAGAACCGCAAGACCCTGGTGATCCTCGACGAGGTGCACCACGGTGGCGACGCGAAGTCCTGGGGTGACTCGATCCGCGAGGCCTTCACCCCGGCGGTGCGCCGCCTCGCGCTGACCGGGACGCCGTTCCGCAGCGACGACTCGCCCATCCCGTTCGTCAACTACGAGCCGGATGGCGCCGGGCACATGCGCAGCGTCTCCGACCACACGTACGGCTACTCCGACGCGCTGCGCGACGGTGTGGTCCGGCCCGTCATCTTCATGGCCTACTCGGGCGAGGCCTCCTGGCGCACGAGCGCGGGTGAGGAGTTCACCGCCCGCCTCGGCGAGCCGATGACGCAGGAGCAGACCGCGCGGGCGTGGCGCACGGCGCTGGACCCGACCGGCGAGTGGATGCCCGCGGTGCTCAACGCGGCGGACGTCCGCCTGCGGCAGTTGCGCGCCGGTGGCGTGCCCGACGCGGGCGGCCTCGTGATCGCCTCGGACCAGACCACGGCACGTGAGTACGCCAGGATCCTGGCGACCACCACCGGGCAGGAGCCGACAGTCGTGTTGTCGGACGACCCGAAGGCCTCGGGGAACATCAAGAAGTTCGCGGACTCCGACGACCGCTGGATGGTCGCGGTCCGGATGGTGTCCGAAGGCGTCGACGTGCCGCGCCTCGCCGTCGGTGTCTACGCGACCAGCGCGTCGACCCCGCTGTACTTCGCGCAGGCGATCGGCCGGTTCGTGCGTGCCCGGCGGCAGGGTGAGACGGCGAGCGTCTTCCTGCCGAGTGTGCCGGTGCTGCTGGAGCTGGCCAGCCAGATGGAGGCGCAGCGCGACCACATCCTCGGCAAGCCGCACCGCGAGAAGGACGGCTGGGACGACGAGCTGCTCGCGGCGGCCAACCGGACCGAGGACGAGCCGGGGGAGGACGAGAAGCCGTTCACCTCGCTGGGCGCGTCCGCCGAGCTCGACCAGGTCATCTACGAGGGCTCGTCGTTCGGCACGGCGGCGGGCGTCGGTTCGGAGGAGGAGCAGGACTACCTCGGCCTGCCCGGCCTGCTCGAGCCCGAGCAGGTCCGGACTTTGTTGCAGCAGCGCCAGGAGAAGCAGCTGGCGTCCCGGACCCGCAAGCACGCCGAGGACGCCGCCCGCCCGGCTGTGCCGGTGGAGAACCGGCCGCAGACGGTTCAGGAGCGTCTCAACGGCCTGCGCAAGGAGCTGAACACGCTGGTGGCGATGTTCCACCACCGCACCGGCAAACCGCACGGCGTCATCCACGGTGACCTGCGCAGGCAGTGCGGCGGCCCGCCGACCGCCATGGCGTCCGTCGAGCAGCTCGAGGAGCGGATCGTCACCTTGCGCTCCTGGTGA
- a CDS encoding sugar ABC transporter substrate-binding protein, with amino-acid sequence MRSKTLALAAVGAGVALVLSACGANEAPAPAGGGSTSGASAPSGGTKVGVILPETATSARWEGFDKPMLKAAMQAQGLDADIQNAQGDTATFTRLADSMITQKVKVLVIASINSELGKSVAKKAADANIPVIDYDRLNLGGSSKYYVSFDNTKVGELQGEALASALKGKQGAQVIEIEGAPTDNNATLFYNGQQKVLKPLYESGALKLVRSQKIDNWDNQAGGRNFEQFLTQNGGKVDGVVAANDGLAGAVITVLKKNGLSVPVTGQDATPAGLQAVLRGDQYMTVFKPIKEEAEATAKLAAALAKGDNAAADAIATQTEKDPTGNRDVKSVLLTPQTITKANVKDVITAGYVKAAEVCTGDVQPLCAAAGIS; translated from the coding sequence ATGCGCAGCAAGACCCTTGCCCTCGCCGCCGTGGGTGCGGGTGTCGCCCTCGTGCTCTCTGCTTGCGGGGCCAACGAGGCACCGGCGCCTGCTGGCGGTGGCTCCACTTCGGGGGCGTCCGCACCGTCAGGCGGCACCAAGGTCGGCGTGATCCTGCCGGAGACGGCCACCTCCGCCCGGTGGGAGGGCTTCGACAAGCCGATGCTCAAGGCCGCGATGCAGGCGCAGGGCCTCGACGCGGACATCCAGAACGCGCAGGGTGACACCGCCACCTTCACGCGCCTGGCCGACAGCATGATCACCCAGAAGGTCAAGGTGCTGGTGATCGCGTCGATCAACAGCGAGCTCGGCAAGTCCGTCGCCAAGAAGGCCGCCGACGCCAACATCCCGGTCATCGACTACGACCGCCTCAACCTCGGCGGCAGCTCGAAGTACTACGTGTCCTTCGACAACACCAAGGTCGGCGAGCTGCAGGGCGAGGCGCTGGCCTCCGCGCTGAAGGGCAAGCAGGGCGCGCAGGTCATCGAGATCGAGGGCGCGCCGACGGACAACAACGCGACCCTGTTCTACAACGGCCAGCAGAAGGTCCTCAAGCCGCTCTACGAGAGCGGCGCGCTCAAGCTGGTCCGCTCCCAGAAGATCGACAACTGGGACAACCAGGCAGGCGGCCGGAACTTCGAGCAGTTCCTGACCCAGAACGGCGGCAAGGTCGACGGTGTCGTGGCCGCCAACGACGGCCTCGCGGGCGCGGTCATCACCGTGCTGAAGAAGAACGGCCTGTCCGTGCCGGTCACCGGCCAGGACGCCACCCCGGCCGGCCTGCAGGCCGTGCTGCGCGGCGACCAGTACATGACCGTCTTCAAGCCGATCAAGGAAGAGGCCGAGGCCACCGCCAAGCTGGCCGCCGCGCTGGCCAAGGGCGACAACGCCGCCGCCGACGCGATCGCCACGCAGACCGAGAAGGACCCGACCGGCAACCGCGACGTCAAGTCCGTGCTGCTCACCCCGCAGACGATCACCAAGGCGAACGTCAAGGACGTGATCACCGCCGGGTACGTCAAGGCTGCCGAGGTCTGCACCGGCGACGTCCAGCCGCTGTGCGCCGCGGCAGGCATCTCCTAG